One window from the genome of Haloprofundus halobius encodes:
- a CDS encoding universal stress protein: MNRTTDDDQDLLAHVLLPIAHEEDARATARELEPYQPKRVTALHVVEKAGGAPDKTPIEQSEELAEESYAAVRSVFPDADDHTAYARDVVGAIFDAAEKVDATAIAYRSRGGNRLMQFLSGDLSLKLVTQADRPVIALPRADSDG; encoded by the coding sequence ATGAATCGAACCACAGACGACGACCAAGACCTCTTGGCACACGTGCTCCTCCCGATTGCCCACGAGGAGGACGCACGAGCTACCGCACGGGAACTCGAACCCTACCAGCCCAAACGGGTCACCGCGCTCCACGTTGTCGAGAAGGCCGGCGGCGCCCCGGACAAAACACCTATCGAGCAGTCCGAGGAGCTCGCCGAGGAATCCTACGCCGCCGTCCGCTCGGTCTTCCCGGACGCCGACGACCACACCGCGTACGCTCGGGACGTCGTCGGGGCCATCTTCGACGCCGCCGAGAAGGTCGACGCGACCGCCATCGCGTACCGCTCCCGCGGCGGTAACCGGCTCATGCAGTTCCTCTCCGGCGACCTCTCACTCAAACTCGTCACACAGGCTGATCGACCCGTAATCGCGCTGCCGCGAGCCGACAGCGACGGATGA
- a CDS encoding amino acid permease, whose product MSDDELAKDLGLISAMTIGIGTMIGAGIFVLPGVAANAAGPVVVVSFIVGGLIAMVNALSVSELGTAMPKAGGGYYYINKSLGPMFGSIAGMGDWMGLAFASAFYCIGFGQYLAVFVGLPSIAFLNPIQLGALVAGGIFVAVNYIGAKETGGIQTVIVFLLLSILAAFSVAGFLSFDYATLAGSEGGLAPAGYGAILPGTALVFVSFLGYAKIATVAEELKNPGRNLPIAIIGSVAIVTVIYAILVTMMLGVVPWPELSQDAPVAQAAQVAFPESIGPVTGVAGIAAGVMTVGALLATASSANASILASARINFAMGRDKIVTNWLNEIHPNYATPYRSILVTGALIIVFIALLGQEIEVLAKAASVLHLIVYALMNVALIVFREADTPEYDPDFTVPLYPITPILGAVLSLGLVAFMEGIEIALSAGFVIAAVAWYFIYARDKTDKQGVLSEFIRSREADLPDQVVDAADAVAPSGTGDEGPTVMVAVANPRTESALITLAGVLAQHKGGRVLATHIVTVPDQTSLETAAENRTGLDQSSEELLAAATEDAQAFDVPIETKTILSHRGIEEVFDAARTNDADTVVMGYGGTRFAGGRVEGSLDELTHDLPCDFLILDGQQLDLSDVLVPTAGGPSSDLSAEVARALRDTVGVDLSLLYVVDSSEEESGREFLSGWADGHDLGDAELRIEAGDVEETIGRVGEEYSLVIVGATERGLLSRIVRGSLAFDTIENLDTPVLLSERPSSRSLRERLFGGR is encoded by the coding sequence ATGAGCGACGACGAGCTCGCGAAGGACCTCGGGCTGATTTCGGCGATGACGATCGGGATTGGGACGATGATCGGCGCCGGCATCTTCGTGCTGCCCGGGGTCGCCGCGAACGCAGCAGGGCCTGTCGTCGTTGTCTCGTTCATTGTCGGCGGGCTGATCGCAATGGTGAACGCGCTTTCCGTCTCCGAGCTCGGCACGGCGATGCCGAAGGCTGGCGGCGGTTACTACTACATCAACAAGTCGCTTGGCCCGATGTTCGGGTCAATCGCGGGGATGGGCGACTGGATGGGGCTCGCGTTCGCCTCCGCATTCTACTGTATTGGATTCGGCCAGTACCTCGCCGTGTTCGTCGGTCTCCCGTCGATCGCGTTCCTCAATCCGATCCAGTTGGGAGCGCTTGTCGCCGGAGGGATCTTCGTCGCGGTCAACTACATCGGCGCGAAGGAGACCGGCGGGATTCAGACGGTTATTGTCTTCCTGCTGCTCTCGATCCTCGCCGCGTTCTCTGTCGCCGGGTTTCTCTCGTTCGACTACGCGACACTCGCTGGGAGCGAAGGCGGACTCGCCCCGGCGGGCTACGGGGCGATCCTCCCGGGGACGGCGCTCGTGTTCGTCTCGTTCCTCGGGTACGCGAAGATCGCGACTGTCGCCGAGGAGCTGAAGAACCCCGGCCGGAATCTCCCGATCGCCATCATCGGAAGTGTCGCCATCGTCACGGTGATCTACGCGATCCTCGTGACCATGATGCTCGGCGTCGTCCCGTGGCCGGAACTCAGCCAGGACGCGCCAGTCGCGCAGGCCGCGCAAGTCGCCTTCCCCGAGTCCATCGGACCGGTGACGGGAGTCGCGGGGATCGCCGCCGGTGTGATGACCGTGGGCGCGCTCCTCGCGACCGCATCGTCGGCGAACGCGTCGATCCTTGCCTCCGCCCGGATCAACTTCGCGATGGGACGGGACAAGATCGTCACCAACTGGCTCAACGAGATCCACCCGAATTACGCGACGCCGTACCGGTCGATCCTCGTGACCGGGGCGCTCATCATCGTCTTCATCGCGCTGTTGGGTCAAGAGATCGAGGTGCTCGCGAAGGCGGCCAGCGTCCTCCACCTCATCGTATACGCGCTCATGAACGTGGCGCTCATCGTCTTCCGCGAGGCCGACACCCCGGAGTACGACCCGGACTTCACCGTCCCGCTGTACCCGATCACACCGATACTCGGCGCGGTCCTGTCTCTCGGGCTCGTCGCGTTCATGGAAGGGATCGAGATCGCACTGTCGGCCGGCTTCGTCATCGCGGCCGTGGCGTGGTACTTCATCTACGCCCGGGACAAGACCGACAAACAGGGTGTACTCTCGGAGTTCATCCGGAGCCGAGAAGCGGATCTCCCCGATCAGGTGGTCGACGCCGCGGACGCAGTCGCGCCAAGCGGAACGGGAGATGAGGGGCCGACGGTCATGGTCGCCGTGGCGAACCCGCGGACCGAGAGCGCGCTCATCACACTCGCCGGCGTGCTCGCCCAACACAAGGGCGGTCGCGTACTGGCGACCCACATCGTCACTGTCCCGGACCAGACATCGCTGGAGACAGCCGCCGAGAATCGTACCGGCCTCGACCAGTCCTCTGAGGAGTTGCTGGCTGCCGCGACCGAAGACGCTCAGGCGTTCGACGTCCCGATCGAGACGAAGACGATCCTCTCGCACCGTGGGATCGAGGAGGTGTTCGACGCTGCACGGACAAACGACGCCGACACCGTCGTGATGGGCTATGGCGGAACAAGGTTCGCTGGCGGGCGCGTCGAGGGTTCGCTGGACGAGCTGACCCATGACCTCCCGTGTGACTTCCTCATCTTGGACGGGCAGCAACTGGACCTCTCGGACGTGCTCGTGCCGACTGCCGGCGGTCCCTCCTCGGACCTCTCCGCTGAGGTCGCCCGTGCGCTCCGTGACACCGTCGGTGTCGATCTCTCGCTACTGTATGTCGTCGATTCCAGCGAAGAAGAGTCCGGGCGAGAGTTCCTCTCCGGCTGGGCCGACGGACACGACCTCGGTGACGCGGAGCTGCGCATCGAGGCGGGTGACGTAGAAGAAACGATCGGCCGGGTCGGCGAGGAGTACAGCCTCGTGATCGTCGGCGCGACGGAGCGCGGGCTCCTCTCGCGGATCGTCCGTGGATCACTCGCGTTCGACACAATCGAGAACCTCGACACGCCCGTGCTGCTCTCGGAGCGACCCTCGTCGCGGTCGCTGCGGGAACGGCTGTTCGGCGGGCGTTGA